A section of the Candidatus Hydrogenedentota bacterium genome encodes:
- a CDS encoding GIY-YIG nuclease family protein, with product MRRKEPCVYILTNKHHTVLYTGVTSDLSRRMAEHFSGSGGVFTRRYKANKLVFAEFFPTMIQAIMAEKRIKAGSRAKKIALIEAANPEWLDLMDTSGREETPATGEDSEDRPTNN from the coding sequence ATGCGCAGAAAAGAGCCCTGCGTCTACATCCTCACCAACAAGCACCACACGGTGCTCTACACTGGAGTCACCTCCGACCTGTCGCGGAGAATGGCCGAGCACTTCTCCGGGAGCGGAGGTGTTTTCACCCGCCGCTACAAAGCCAACAAACTGGTGTTTGCCGAGTTCTTCCCCACGATGATTCAAGCGATCATGGCGGAGAAGAGGATCAAGGCGGGCTCCCGCGCCAAGAAGATTGCGCTGATTGAGGCGGCAAACCCGGAGTGGCTCGATCTCATGGACACCTCTGGCAGGGAGGAGACCCCGGCGACGGGAGAAGATAGCGAAGACAGGCCGACGAACAACTGA